The following coding sequences lie in one Heliangelus exortis chromosome 6, bHelExo1.hap1, whole genome shotgun sequence genomic window:
- the C6H2orf66 gene encoding uncharacterized protein C2orf66 homolog, translating into MWKVVLLGLYTVLAMRGLAKGAPFHPEEKWKPLDNPRNRDLFFRTLQAYFSGRGLDLRKFPATFTLNNEGPRPLMFYSDPIASAFADYEERRNSFPSYFKG; encoded by the exons ATGTGGAAAGTGGTGCTGCTGGGTCTGTACACAGTGCTGGCCATGAGGGGACTGGCAAAGGGTGCTCCTTTCCacccagaagaaaaatggaaaccaCTAGATAATCCTAGAAACAGAGACCTG tttttcagaacCCTCCAGGCTTATTTTTCGGGCAGGGGTCTTGATCTCAGAAAGTTCCCAGCCACTTTCACTCTGAACAATGAAGGACCAAGGCCTCTCATGTTCTACTCAGACCCTATTGCTTCTGCATTTGCAGATtatgaagaaaggagaaattctTTTCCAAGTTATTTCAAAGGCTGA